The Dehalococcoidales bacterium genome segment AGGCCTTACACAAGCTCCGGAATGAGGCCAGTGTCAAGCTGACCGTGGTGGGTAATGGTGACCCGCAGGCCGAGCCGGCCACGCTGGTCAGGGAATACGGACTCGAAGACACCGTCCGCTTCACCGGCAAGATTAAAAGGGAGGAGCTCGCCAGTCTCTATGCCACAGCCGAGATAGCCGTAGTCCCCTCTCTCCACGAGGGCTTTGGCTTTCCCGCCGCTGAAGCAATGTCTTCCCAGCTTCCGATAGTATCCACAATAGCCGGGGCACTCCCGGAGGTGGTCGGTAAGGATGGCTCTGCCGGTATCCTGGTACCTCCACGCGATGCCGACGCCCTCGCGGGCGCACTCAAGTACCTCCTTGCCAACAAGCAACTGGGCAGGAACATGGGCGAAGCCGGGAGGAAGCGAGTGGTCGAGAACTTTAGCTGGCGGCAGGCGGCCAGCCAGACGGTACAGGTGTACGAGGAGCTTTTGTGAATGCTCACGGTAGACTACGAAATCCTTGGAATCAAGGCGGGAGAGCGGGTACTGGATGTCGGCTGCGGCGAAGGAAGGCACTCCGGCCGGGCATATAAAGAGGCCGGGTGTACCGTCTGTGCCCTGGACCTTGACCAGGCCAACGTACTCAAGACCAAGTATCTTCTCCAGCTCATGGACGAAGAAGGACAGTCGCCAGGCAGATACCTGGCTCTCCGGGGAAATGCCCTGCATCTACCCTTTCGGGATACCCACTTCGACAAGGTTATCTGCTCCGAAGTACTGGAACACGTTCCCGATGACGTGCAGGCAGTGCAGGAGCTTACCCGTGTCCTCAAGGACGACGGCACACTGGCAATCAGCGTACCCACCTATTTCAGCGAGACCGTCTACTGGAGACTGTCCCCGGACTACCACCATCAGCCTGGGGGGCATATCCGGAAATACCG includes the following:
- a CDS encoding methyltransferase domain-containing protein, translated to MLTVDYEILGIKAGERVLDVGCGEGRHSGRAYKEAGCTVCALDLDQANVLKTKYLLQLMDEEGQSPGRYLALRGNALHLPFRDTHFDKVICSEVLEHVPDDVQAVQELTRVLKDDGTLAISVPTYFSETVYWRLSPDYHHQPGGHIRKYRQRQIVSLLRQQGLTIYTTRRKHGLHFFYWLLRCLSGIKREQARVPAIYHRFLVWDIMHKTRPVRLLENMLNPFLAKSVVLYVHKDRKEPANA